A stretch of the Bacillus sp. FJAT-18017 genome encodes the following:
- a CDS encoding DoxX family membrane protein, producing MFNTFLRENKIVAALLAALRVYLGYAWFSAGLGKIQAGFDASGFIKGAIANPVKGPDGGVVYGWYVDFLQNVALPNIDLFNVLVPWGELLVGLGLMIGCLTTAAMFFGLVMNFAFFFAGTVSHNPTDILFGFIILAAGANAGKYGLDHYVLPYINKLTNRKAQTQN from the coding sequence ATGTTTAACACATTCTTAAGGGAAAACAAAATTGTCGCTGCTCTGCTTGCTGCTCTACGTGTATATCTTGGCTATGCCTGGTTCAGTGCAGGCCTTGGAAAAATTCAAGCCGGATTCGACGCCAGCGGCTTTATCAAAGGAGCGATTGCTAACCCAGTAAAAGGCCCGGACGGCGGAGTTGTATACGGCTGGTATGTCGACTTCCTGCAAAACGTCGCTCTTCCAAACATTGACCTGTTCAACGTTCTTGTTCCTTGGGGCGAACTGCTTGTAGGCCTCGGCCTCATGATTGGCTGTTTGACTACTGCGGCAATGTTCTTCGGTCTTGTAATGAACTTCGCGTTCTTCTTTGCCGGAACAGTCAGCCACAACCCAACAGACATCCTGTTCGGCTTCATCATCCTTGCAGCTGGTGCAAACGCTGGTAAATACGGCCTTGACCACTATGTGCTACCTTACATCAACAAACTGACTAACAGAAAAGCTCAAACTCAGAACTAG